The Streptomyces nitrosporeus genome includes a window with the following:
- a CDS encoding urease accessory protein UreD: MTPAGGPTVVTVHRDGGGRDVARDLSPGTFLAPRPLTPSADGLHLALVGTTAGLLAGDDLRIRISVGPGARLHLREPAGLVAYDHRGGSSSWNAVVEIAEGGELTWDSKPFVVSTGADVTRDMDVTLAPGARMLWRDTLVLGRSGERGGRIRARTRAVHDGRELLVEDLDLTDPDLRELPGILGPHRVIGAVTALGADPGGPPHPSRMDLAGPGAQVRLLATGAPAVERELTAVWRSWREPGVHGGGPAAP, translated from the coding sequence GTGACCCCGGCCGGCGGACCGACCGTCGTCACCGTCCACCGGGACGGCGGCGGCCGGGACGTCGCGAGGGACCTGAGCCCCGGCACCTTCCTCGCCCCGCGCCCGCTGACCCCGTCCGCCGACGGGCTGCACCTCGCCCTGGTCGGCACCACGGCGGGCCTGCTCGCCGGTGACGACCTGCGCATCCGGATCAGCGTCGGCCCGGGAGCCCGGCTGCACCTCAGGGAACCCGCCGGCCTGGTCGCGTACGACCACCGGGGCGGCAGCTCCTCCTGGAACGCCGTGGTGGAGATCGCCGAAGGCGGTGAACTCACCTGGGACTCGAAGCCGTTCGTGGTGTCCACCGGGGCCGACGTGACCCGCGACATGGACGTGACGCTGGCCCCGGGCGCCCGGATGCTCTGGCGCGACACCCTGGTGCTGGGCCGCTCCGGCGAACGCGGCGGCCGGATCCGGGCCAGGACGCGTGCCGTCCACGACGGCCGCGAACTGCTGGTGGAGGACCTGGACCTCACCGACCCGGACCTGCGCGAACTCCCCGGCATCCTCGGCCCGCACCGGGTCATCGGCGCCGTCACCGCCCTCGGCGCCGACCCCGGCGGCCCCCCGCACCCCTCCCGCATGGACCTCGCCGGCCCGGGTGCGCAGGTACGGCTGCTCGCCACCGGGGCACCGGCCGTGGAACGGGAGCTGACGGCCGTCTGGCGGAGCTGGCGGGAACCCGGCGTCCACGGCGGCGGCCCCGCGGCCCCGTGA
- a CDS encoding peptidoglycan-binding protein yields MPRRPAGHTARRSAFLAAAVVTALVATGHPAPAAPAGAPGPMNQAFERAAERYGVPRDLLAAVGYGETHLDGHAGRPSQANGYGVMHLADNPENRSLEKAAELTGRSRAELRKDTGANILGGAAVLRGHADALGMDAEDRADIDAWYPAVARYSGADSPVAALYADTVYTFLAQGWATTVTGGERVFVTSRPVSPLKGDQGAARVTAQSPDYPSALWVPADPANYATGRTATVDKVVVHVTQGSYAGTISWFRNPSSQVSSHYVVRSSDGEITQMVRDKDTAWHARSANASSLGIEHEGWVDDPSWFTDSMYRSSAALTAYLCDRYGIPKDRSHIIGHSEAPGNDHTDPGANWNWSSYMRLVGGSDSGSDGLTFPSYAVQQSGSTGAQVQAVQRLLTDQGYEPGAVDGEFGPGTEAAVQRFQTARGLTADGKVGPRTWTALLSAGTTPTLVTGASGEAVKRLQRALTAALGTTVAVDGAFGPATDAAVRGYQEARGLDVDGSVGPDTWGALQTGR; encoded by the coding sequence ATGCCCCGACGTCCCGCAGGCCACACGGCAAGACGATCGGCGTTTCTGGCCGCCGCCGTCGTCACCGCCCTCGTCGCCACCGGCCACCCGGCCCCTGCCGCCCCGGCCGGCGCCCCCGGCCCGATGAACCAGGCCTTCGAACGGGCGGCCGAGCGATACGGCGTGCCCCGCGACCTGCTCGCCGCCGTCGGCTACGGCGAGACCCACCTGGACGGACACGCCGGACGCCCCAGCCAGGCGAACGGTTACGGCGTGATGCACCTGGCCGACAACCCCGAGAACCGCTCCCTGGAGAAGGCCGCCGAGCTGACCGGCAGGTCCAGGGCCGAGCTGCGGAAGGACACCGGCGCCAACATCCTGGGCGGCGCCGCCGTGCTGCGCGGCCACGCCGACGCGCTGGGGATGGACGCGGAGGACCGGGCGGACATCGACGCCTGGTACCCGGCGGTGGCCCGCTACAGCGGCGCGGACTCCCCGGTCGCCGCCCTGTACGCGGACACGGTGTACACCTTCCTGGCCCAGGGCTGGGCCACGACCGTCACCGGCGGCGAGCGCGTCTTCGTCACCTCCCGGCCGGTGTCCCCGCTCAAGGGCGACCAGGGTGCCGCCAGGGTCACGGCGCAGAGCCCCGACTACCCCTCGGCGCTCTGGGTCCCGGCCGACCCCGCGAACTACGCCACGGGGCGGACCGCGACGGTCGACAAGGTCGTCGTCCACGTCACCCAGGGCTCGTACGCCGGGACGATCAGCTGGTTCAGGAACCCCTCGTCCCAGGTCAGCTCCCACTACGTGGTCCGCTCCTCGGACGGCGAGATCACCCAGATGGTGCGCGACAAGGACACGGCGTGGCACGCCCGCAGCGCCAACGCCTCCTCACTGGGCATCGAGCACGAGGGCTGGGTCGACGACCCGTCGTGGTTCACGGACTCGATGTACCGGTCGTCGGCGGCCCTGACGGCGTACCTGTGCGACCGGTACGGCATCCCGAAGGACCGGTCGCACATCATCGGGCACAGCGAGGCACCGGGCAACGACCACACCGACCCGGGCGCCAACTGGAACTGGTCCTCCTACATGCGGCTCGTCGGGGGCAGTGACTCCGGCAGCGACGGCCTGACGTTCCCCTCGTACGCGGTGCAGCAGTCCGGCTCGACGGGCGCGCAGGTGCAGGCGGTCCAGCGGCTCCTCACCGACCAGGGTTACGAACCCGGCGCCGTGGACGGCGAGTTCGGGCCCGGCACCGAGGCCGCGGTACAGCGGTTCCAGACGGCGCGCGGACTCACCGCCGACGGGAAGGTCGGACCGAGGACCTGGACGGCGCTGCTCTCGGCCGGCACCACACCGACGCTGGTGACGGGCGCTTCGGGCGAGGCGGTGAAGCGGCTCCAGCGTGCGCTGACCGCCGCCCTCGGCACGACCGTGGCGGTGGACGGCGCGTTCGGGCCGGCCACGGACGCGGCGGTGCGCGGCTACCAGGAGGCCCGGGGCCTGGACGTGGACGGCAGCGTGGGCCCGGACACCTGGGGAGCCCTGCAGACCGGCCGCTGA
- a CDS encoding S8 family serine peptidase: protein MLPVAGSATAAPQPLTAEDRSGASVRTHDVTLVTGDVVHYVDGPGSQDTVTVDRPDGATGGVHVQQAGEEIFVLPDEATALLAAGKLDRRLFNVSALVKMGYTDEATDGIPLIATYPAGKARSLPAAPRGAKKVRTLESVHGAALSAGKDTARVFWEDISRTPKARSLDNGIAKLWLDGRSEALLKESVPQVNAPQAWAEGFDGEGTKVAVLDTGIDVDHPDVKDRIVAARSFVPGEEVDDKHGHGTHVASTIAGSGAASGGDNKGVAPAADLMVGKVLSDGGSGADSGIIEAMEWAKAEGADIVSMSLGSPVADDGTDPMAQAVNALSADGGPLFVIAAGNAYGAGTIGSPGSADKALTVAAVDKDDNRADFSSMGPLVRSYGLKPDLSAPGVGINAAASQSVPGIEGMYQSMNGTSMATPHVAGAAAILKQRHPDWPGQRIKDALMSSSGELPAYTPYEQGTGRLDVKAAIDTTIEATGSVEVAAYDWPHSPEDPAAERTITYRNTGDTDVTLNLATDTDAGAYTLSAPTLTVPAGSTAEAVLTLDPSKVANDTRFSGQVVATDSSGKTVAHTGFALQKEQELYDLTLELRDRAGEPMDGQIVFGALGDPQLTGIPVSGKTTLRLPPGNYTAWSAADVEGDTADSQGLAFLSAPEIKLDGSTTVALDASKAHKIDVRTPKETETRQLRYDMARVSPDGFVQRDAYQIPPVYDQLWASPTEKVTEGSFSFLTRWRQGEELIGLTADGKDIPVAVQGGSAVAEDSERKLTAAYAGNGAAAGYKGLDVKGKAVVITRSETVTPAERLANAVAAGARALFVVNDGRGVAMESYLPYGEESTIPIASVRRTAGETLIKAAQRGKKLSVDQKKFASYVYDLVDRHDGAVPDRPLSFAPSSRQLAKVENTFYGHQDALGAGYRYDIPEYGPGVGFDEYEKFPGTRTEWVTPLPGASFWYENHSVLGAGGSGTALEVRGTDTDYTAGRTYRDDWFAPVARPRLGTGYWGPFRTSYNDVQFNISPWTDSGEGHSGAMPDDEYDTTSYAFYQGDTLIKDGAGRAGYAWDLSAKALPYRLVVDSERDEAAWKTSTRTHTAWDFVSGALPEGTQRADIPLLQLDYDVDTDLAGDVKAGKKTEIGLSSGTQEWLDGVVKATRASLSVSYDEGATWSEVELRKGAAGEWTAKFKTPGHADSVSLRARAEGPGGLAVEQEIISAFGLK, encoded by the coding sequence ATGCTTCCCGTCGCCGGGTCCGCCACCGCCGCCCCCCAGCCGCTCACCGCCGAGGACCGTTCCGGGGCCTCCGTACGCACCCATGACGTCACCCTCGTCACCGGGGACGTCGTGCACTACGTGGACGGGCCCGGCTCCCAGGACACCGTGACCGTGGACCGCCCCGACGGCGCCACCGGCGGTGTGCACGTCCAGCAGGCGGGCGAGGAGATCTTCGTCCTGCCCGACGAGGCGACCGCGCTGCTCGCGGCCGGCAAGCTGGACCGCCGCCTGTTCAACGTCTCGGCCCTCGTGAAGATGGGCTACACCGACGAGGCCACCGACGGCATACCCCTCATCGCCACCTACCCGGCGGGCAAAGCCAGGTCGCTGCCCGCCGCCCCCCGCGGTGCGAAGAAGGTCCGCACCCTGGAGTCCGTGCACGGCGCCGCCCTCTCGGCGGGCAAGGACACCGCCCGCGTCTTCTGGGAGGACATCTCCCGTACGCCGAAGGCGCGTTCGCTGGACAACGGCATCGCCAAGCTCTGGCTGGACGGCCGTTCCGAGGCCCTGCTCAAGGAATCCGTGCCGCAGGTCAACGCCCCCCAGGCGTGGGCCGAGGGCTTCGACGGCGAGGGCACCAAGGTCGCGGTCCTGGACACCGGGATCGACGTCGACCACCCGGACGTCAAGGACCGGATCGTCGCGGCCAGGAGCTTCGTGCCCGGCGAGGAGGTCGACGACAAGCACGGCCACGGCACACACGTCGCCTCCACCATCGCCGGCTCCGGCGCCGCTTCCGGCGGTGACAACAAGGGGGTCGCCCCGGCGGCGGACCTGATGGTCGGAAAGGTCCTGAGCGACGGGGGATCGGGCGCCGACTCGGGCATCATCGAGGCCATGGAGTGGGCGAAGGCCGAAGGCGCCGACATCGTCTCCATGAGCCTCGGATCCCCGGTGGCCGACGACGGCACCGACCCCATGGCGCAGGCGGTCAACGCCCTGTCGGCCGACGGCGGTCCGCTGTTCGTCATCGCCGCGGGCAACGCCTACGGCGCCGGCACCATCGGCTCGCCCGGCTCGGCGGACAAGGCGCTCACCGTCGCCGCCGTCGACAAGGACGACAACCGGGCCGACTTCTCCTCCATGGGCCCGCTGGTGCGTTCCTACGGCCTGAAGCCGGACCTGTCCGCGCCCGGCGTCGGCATCAACGCCGCCGCCTCGCAGTCGGTGCCCGGCATCGAGGGCATGTACCAGTCGATGAACGGCACCTCGATGGCGACCCCGCACGTCGCCGGCGCCGCCGCGATCCTGAAGCAGCGCCACCCCGACTGGCCGGGCCAGCGCATCAAGGACGCGCTGATGAGCTCCTCCGGGGAACTGCCCGCCTACACCCCGTACGAGCAGGGCACCGGCCGGCTCGACGTGAAGGCGGCGATCGACACCACGATCGAGGCCACCGGCTCCGTCGAGGTCGCCGCCTACGACTGGCCGCACAGCCCCGAGGACCCGGCCGCCGAACGCACCATCACCTACCGCAACACCGGTGACACGGACGTCACGCTGAACCTGGCCACCGACACGGACGCCGGGGCCTACACCCTGTCGGCCCCCACACTGACCGTGCCGGCCGGTTCCACCGCCGAGGCCGTCCTCACCCTGGACCCGTCGAAGGTCGCGAACGACACCCGGTTCTCCGGCCAGGTCGTCGCCACCGACTCCTCCGGGAAAACCGTCGCGCACACCGGCTTCGCCCTCCAGAAGGAGCAGGAGCTGTACGACCTGACGCTCGAACTCCGCGACCGCGCGGGCGAGCCGATGGACGGACAGATCGTCTTCGGCGCGCTCGGCGACCCGCAGCTCACCGGCATCCCGGTGTCCGGGAAGACCACGCTGCGGCTGCCCCCGGGCAACTACACCGCCTGGAGCGCCGCCGACGTCGAGGGGGACACCGCCGACTCGCAGGGCCTGGCCTTCCTCTCGGCCCCCGAGATCAAGCTGGACGGCTCCACCACCGTCGCCCTCGACGCCTCGAAGGCGCACAAGATCGACGTGCGCACCCCGAAGGAGACCGAGACCCGGCAGCTGCGGTACGACATGGCGCGCGTCTCGCCCGACGGCTTCGTCCAGCGCGACGCCTACCAGATCCCGCCGGTCTACGACCAGCTGTGGGCGAGCCCCACGGAGAAGGTCACCGAAGGCAGCTTCAGCTTCCTCACCCGCTGGCGCCAGGGCGAGGAACTGATCGGCCTCACCGCCGACGGCAAGGACATCCCCGTCGCCGTGCAGGGCGGCTCGGCCGTCGCCGAGGACAGCGAGCGCAAGCTGACCGCCGCCTACGCCGGCAACGGTGCCGCCGCCGGCTACAAGGGCCTCGACGTCAAGGGCAAGGCCGTCGTGATCACCCGCAGCGAGACCGTCACACCCGCCGAGCGGCTGGCCAACGCGGTGGCCGCCGGCGCCCGGGCGCTCTTCGTCGTCAACGACGGGCGCGGCGTCGCGATGGAGAGCTACCTGCCCTACGGCGAGGAGAGCACCATCCCGATCGCCTCGGTGCGCAGGACCGCGGGCGAGACCCTGATCAAGGCGGCGCAGCGCGGCAAGAAGCTCTCCGTCGACCAGAAGAAGTTCGCCTCCTACGTCTACGACCTGGTGGACCGCCACGACGGTGCAGTCCCGGACCGCCCGCTGTCCTTCGCCCCGTCGTCCCGGCAGCTGGCGAAGGTGGAGAACACCTTCTACGGCCACCAGGACGCGCTCGGCGCCGGCTACCGCTACGACATCCCGGAGTACGGGCCGGGCGTCGGCTTCGACGAGTACGAGAAGTTCCCGGGCACCCGTACCGAGTGGGTCACCCCGCTGCCCGGCGCCTCCTTCTGGTACGAGAACCACTCCGTGCTCGGTGCCGGCGGCTCCGGCACCGCCCTGGAGGTACGCGGAACCGACACGGACTACACGGCCGGCCGGACCTACCGCGACGACTGGTTCGCCCCGGTGGCACGGCCCCGGCTCGGCACCGGCTACTGGGGACCGTTCCGGACCTCGTACAACGACGTCCAGTTCAACATCAGCCCTTGGACCGACTCGGGCGAGGGCCACTCCGGCGCCATGCCCGACGACGAGTACGACACCACCTCCTACGCCTTCTACCAGGGCGACACCCTGATCAAGGACGGTGCGGGCCGGGCCGGTTACGCCTGGGACCTCTCCGCGAAGGCCCTGCCCTACCGCCTGGTCGTCGACTCGGAGCGCGACGAGGCCGCCTGGAAGACCTCCACGCGGACGCACACCGCGTGGGACTTCGTCTCCGGCGCCCTGCCCGAGGGCACCCAGAGGGCGGACATCCCGCTGCTCCAGCTCGACTACGACGTCGACACGGACCTGGCGGGCGACGTCAAGGCCGGCAAGAAGACCGAGATCGGTCTCTCCTCCGGCACCCAGGAGTGGCTGGACGGCGTGGTGAAGGCGACGAGGGCCTCGCTGTCGGTCAGCTACGACGAGGGCGCCACCTGGAGCGAGGTGGAGCTGCGCAAGGGCGCCGCGGGTGAGTGGACCGCGAAGTTCAAGACGCCCGGGCACGCGGACTCGGTCTCGCTCAGGGCCCGTGCCGAGGGACCGGGCGGGCTGGCCGTCGAGCAGGAGATCATCAGCGCCTTCGGCCTGAAGTGA
- a CDS encoding urease accessory protein UreF: MGALGPLLLADGRLPVGAYTYSAGLEPAVAAGLTRDRIPALLRARLHTTAVTEAAAAVLALRAAGREPVDFGPVQTALEARTPAAPLRAASTTLGRGVHRLARRLAPDHPAVLALADVRPRPLRPVALGALGAALGVAEEDLAYTVVYDELQTITSAALKLLPGDPLDSVAWILAAEPDAAHAVRTALAVRTPDTLPARTAPLTEQGALDHERSERRLFLA; the protein is encoded by the coding sequence ATGGGCGCGCTCGGACCCCTGCTCCTGGCCGACGGCCGGCTCCCGGTCGGCGCGTACACCTACAGCGCCGGACTCGAACCCGCCGTCGCCGCGGGCCTCACCCGCGACCGGATCCCCGCCCTGCTGCGGGCCCGGCTGCACACCACCGCCGTCACCGAGGCCGCCGCCGCCGTCCTCGCCCTGCGGGCCGCCGGGCGGGAACCGGTGGACTTCGGGCCGGTCCAGACGGCACTGGAGGCCCGCACCCCGGCGGCCCCGCTGCGGGCCGCCTCCACCACGCTCGGCCGGGGCGTGCACCGCCTCGCCCGGCGCCTCGCCCCGGACCACCCGGCGGTCCTCGCCCTGGCGGACGTCCGGCCCAGACCCCTGCGCCCGGTGGCGCTCGGCGCGCTCGGGGCGGCGCTCGGCGTGGCGGAGGAGGACCTGGCGTACACCGTCGTCTACGACGAACTCCAGACCATCACCTCCGCGGCCCTGAAACTGCTCCCCGGAGACCCGCTCGACTCGGTCGCCTGGATCCTGGCCGCCGAACCGGACGCGGCACACGCGGTGAGGACCGCCCTCGCCGTACGCACCCCGGACACCCTGCCCGCCCGTACCGCCCCGCTCACCGAGCAGGGGGCACTCGACCACGAACGAAGCGAACGGAGACTCTTCCTTGCCTGA
- a CDS encoding XdhC family protein gives MLDIAEELHRWAAQGRVFAVATVVAVGGSAPRQPGAALAVDSDGTAVGSVSGGCVEGAVYELCRQAIEDGTTVRERFGYSDDDAFAAGLTCGGVIDILVTPVRADDPARPVFTAALTAAAEGVAAAVARVVEGPDDLLGRPLLVHGDGTYEGGLGGHPELDRTAAAEARAMLDAGRTGPVAIGAEGSRCGSPLTLLVESSVPPPRMIVFGAIDFAAALVRAGRFLGYRVTVCDARPVFATEARFPEADEVVTDWPHRYLAATEVDARTVLCVLTHDPKFDIPLLELALRLPVGYVGAMGSRRTHLEREARLREAGVGAHRLAALHSPIGLDLGARTPEETALSIVAEIVAERRGGSGAPLTGAHTPIHHESV, from the coding sequence ATGCTGGACATCGCCGAGGAGCTCCACCGGTGGGCCGCGCAGGGACGTGTGTTCGCCGTGGCCACCGTGGTGGCCGTCGGCGGCAGCGCCCCCCGGCAGCCGGGGGCCGCCCTCGCCGTGGACAGCGACGGCACGGCCGTCGGCTCGGTCTCCGGCGGGTGTGTGGAGGGCGCGGTGTACGAGCTGTGCCGACAGGCGATCGAGGACGGGACCACCGTGCGCGAGCGCTTCGGCTACAGCGACGACGACGCCTTCGCGGCCGGTCTGACCTGCGGAGGAGTCATCGACATCCTGGTGACCCCGGTGCGCGCGGACGACCCCGCGCGCCCGGTGTTCACCGCCGCCCTCACCGCCGCCGCCGAAGGCGTCGCGGCAGCGGTGGCCAGGGTCGTGGAGGGACCGGACGACCTGCTCGGCCGGCCCCTGCTCGTCCACGGCGACGGTACGTACGAGGGCGGGCTCGGCGGACACCCCGAACTGGACCGGACGGCCGCGGCCGAGGCCCGCGCCATGCTCGACGCGGGCCGCACCGGGCCGGTCGCCATCGGCGCCGAGGGCTCCCGCTGCGGCAGCCCCCTCACCCTGCTCGTCGAGTCGAGCGTCCCGCCGCCCCGGATGATCGTCTTCGGGGCCATCGACTTCGCCGCCGCCCTGGTGCGCGCCGGCCGCTTCCTCGGCTACCGCGTCACCGTCTGCGACGCCCGGCCCGTCTTCGCCACCGAGGCCCGCTTTCCGGAAGCCGACGAGGTCGTCACCGACTGGCCGCACCGCTACCTCGCCGCCACCGAGGTGGACGCCCGTACGGTGCTCTGCGTCCTCACCCACGACCCCAAGTTCGACATCCCGCTGCTGGAGCTGGCCCTGCGCCTGCCGGTCGGATACGTCGGCGCGATGGGCTCCCGCCGCACACACCTGGAACGGGAGGCACGCCTGCGTGAGGCGGGGGTGGGCGCACACCGGCTCGCCGCCCTGCACTCGCCGATCGGCCTGGACCTCGGCGCCCGTACGCCCGAGGAGACCGCCCTGTCGATCGTCGCGGAGATCGTCGCCGAGCGGCGCGGGGGCAGTGGGGCGCCGCTGACCGGTGCGCATACCCCGATCCACCACGAGTCCGTCTGA
- the ureG gene encoding urease accessory protein UreG has product MPEQNNQHFHAPLNQPRALRIGVAGPVGTGKSSILATLCRELAGELSMAVVTNDIYTDEDARFLRSAGVLPTERIRAVETGACPHTAIRDDVSANLDAVEDLEEAYGPLDLVLVESGGDNLTATFSPALADAQIFAIDVAGGGDVARKGGPGITGADLLVINKTDLAPHVEVDVERMVADASSVRDGLPVLALSKHDTDSVARLADWVRSVLARHRAGSHVPSDPGPMAPHSHPHP; this is encoded by the coding sequence TTGCCTGAGCAGAACAACCAGCACTTCCACGCACCCCTCAACCAGCCCCGCGCCCTGCGCATCGGCGTCGCCGGACCCGTCGGCACCGGCAAGAGCTCCATCCTGGCGACCCTCTGCCGCGAACTGGCCGGAGAACTCTCCATGGCGGTCGTCACCAACGACATCTACACCGACGAGGACGCCCGCTTCCTGCGCTCCGCCGGCGTCCTGCCCACCGAACGCATCCGCGCGGTGGAGACCGGCGCCTGCCCCCACACCGCGATCCGCGACGACGTCAGCGCCAACCTGGACGCCGTCGAGGACCTGGAGGAGGCGTACGGCCCGCTGGACCTGGTGCTCGTGGAGAGCGGCGGCGACAACCTCACCGCCACCTTCAGCCCGGCCCTCGCCGACGCCCAGATCTTCGCCATCGACGTCGCGGGCGGCGGCGACGTGGCCCGTAAGGGAGGCCCCGGCATCACCGGTGCCGACCTGCTGGTCATCAACAAGACCGACCTCGCCCCCCACGTCGAGGTCGACGTGGAGCGGATGGTCGCCGACGCCTCCTCCGTACGCGACGGCCTTCCGGTCCTCGCCCTGTCCAAGCACGACACGGACTCCGTCGCACGGCTCGCGGACTGGGTGCGGTCGGTGCTGGCCCGCCACCGGGCCGGCAGCCACGTCCCCAGCGACCCGGGCCCGATGGCACCCCACAGCCACCCGCACCCGTGA
- the ureB gene encoding urease subunit beta, which translates to MIPGEIRTGSGVLEINAGREICYVTIVNKGDRPIQIGSHLHLPDANPALSFDRVLAEGFRLDIPSGTSLRFEPGVGADVALVALGGRREVPGLVPRTRPYRSPRTEDEETGEG; encoded by the coding sequence GTGATCCCCGGCGAGATCCGGACCGGATCCGGAGTTCTGGAGATCAATGCGGGCCGGGAGATCTGTTACGTCACCATCGTCAACAAAGGCGACCGGCCCATTCAGATCGGCTCCCACCTGCATCTGCCCGACGCCAATCCCGCGCTTTCCTTCGACCGTGTACTCGCCGAAGGATTCCGCCTCGACATTCCATCCGGAACGTCATTGCGTTTCGAACCGGGGGTCGGCGCCGATGTGGCGCTCGTCGCCCTGGGCGGCCGGCGGGAGGTGCCCGGCCTGGTGCCGCGTACCCGTCCGTACCGGAGCCCGCGTACCGAGGACGAAGAGACGGGAGAGGGCTGA
- a CDS encoding urease subunit gamma, whose translation MFLTPSDTEKLLLSVAGMVARDRRERGVLLNYPEAVALLSCWVLERAREGASVHELMTAGRTVLTRSDVLEGIPEMLHDVQVEATFPDGRKLVTITSPIP comes from the coding sequence ATGTTTCTCACTCCGTCCGACACGGAGAAATTGCTGCTGAGTGTCGCGGGAATGGTTGCCCGCGACCGGCGGGAGCGCGGCGTATTGCTCAATTACCCCGAGGCCGTCGCCCTGCTTTCCTGCTGGGTGCTGGAGCGGGCTCGCGAAGGCGCTTCGGTCCATGAGCTGATGACCGCGGGACGTACCGTGCTCACCCGCTCCGACGTGCTCGAAGGCATCCCCGAGATGCTGCACGACGTCCAGGTCGAGGCGACCTTCCCCGACGGGCGCAAGCTGGTCACGATCACCTCCCCGATTCCGTGA
- a CDS encoding urease subunit alpha, which yields MAQLTRAAYAALYGPTAGDRIRLADTGLWIEVEEDRCFGGDEAVFGGGKSIRESMAQATTPSAGGALDLVVTNVVVLDHWGVVKTDVGVRAGRIVALGRSGNPDVSDGVHPDLVIGPGTDVVSGEGRILTAGAVDTHVHFLMPETLHEALATGTTTVIGGGTGASEGSKATTVTPGAWNLAMMHRSLDRVPLNVMLFGKGSTVGEEGLREAALGGAGGYKVHEDWGATPAAIDAALRAADTFGLQVALHADSLNEAGYVEGTLDAIGGRGIHVFHAEGAGGGHAPDIITVASHPHILPASTNPTLPHTVNTVAEHLDMLMVCHHLNPRVPEDLAFAESRIRATTIAAEDVLHDIGALSITSSDAQAMGRIGEVICRTWQVAHVMKERFGVLPGAGVVPGGPALPADNARARRYVAKYTICPAVAHGIDHVVGSVEPGKMADLVLWDPAFFGIRPAAVIKGGMVVHAPLGDANAAIPTTQPVLLRPTAAAGAAARLSVSFVAPAALEDGLAERLGLERELVAVRPTRHLTKADLPNNTALPAIDVDPETFAIRIDGELVEPAPATELPLAQRYSMF from the coding sequence ATGGCCCAGCTGACCCGCGCCGCCTACGCGGCGCTCTACGGCCCGACCGCCGGTGACCGCATCCGGCTCGCCGACACCGGCCTGTGGATCGAGGTGGAGGAGGACCGCTGCTTCGGCGGCGACGAAGCGGTCTTCGGCGGCGGCAAGTCCATCCGCGAGTCGATGGCCCAGGCCACCACACCGAGCGCCGGCGGCGCCCTGGACCTCGTCGTCACCAACGTCGTCGTCCTCGACCACTGGGGCGTCGTCAAGACCGACGTCGGCGTCCGCGCCGGCCGGATCGTGGCCCTCGGCCGCTCCGGCAACCCCGACGTCAGCGACGGCGTCCACCCGGACCTGGTCATCGGCCCCGGCACCGACGTCGTCTCCGGCGAGGGCCGCATCCTCACCGCCGGCGCCGTCGACACCCACGTCCACTTCCTGATGCCGGAGACCCTCCACGAGGCGCTCGCCACCGGGACCACCACCGTCATCGGCGGCGGCACCGGGGCCTCCGAAGGGTCCAAGGCCACCACCGTCACCCCCGGTGCGTGGAACCTCGCGATGATGCACCGGTCCCTGGACCGGGTCCCGCTCAACGTCATGCTCTTCGGCAAGGGCTCCACCGTCGGCGAGGAGGGCCTGCGCGAGGCCGCGCTCGGCGGTGCCGGCGGCTACAAGGTCCACGAGGACTGGGGGGCCACCCCCGCCGCGATCGACGCCGCCCTGCGCGCCGCCGACACCTTCGGGCTCCAGGTCGCCCTGCACGCCGACAGCCTCAACGAGGCCGGTTACGTCGAGGGCACCCTCGACGCGATCGGCGGACGCGGCATCCACGTGTTCCACGCCGAGGGCGCCGGCGGCGGCCACGCGCCCGACATCATCACCGTCGCCTCGCACCCCCACATCCTCCCGGCGTCCACCAACCCGACGCTTCCGCACACCGTCAACACCGTCGCCGAACACCTCGACATGCTGATGGTCTGCCACCACCTCAACCCGCGCGTCCCCGAGGACCTGGCCTTCGCCGAGTCGCGTATCCGCGCCACCACGATCGCCGCCGAGGACGTCCTGCACGACATCGGCGCCCTCTCCATCACCTCCTCCGACGCCCAGGCCATGGGGCGGATCGGTGAGGTCATCTGCCGGACCTGGCAGGTGGCCCACGTCATGAAGGAACGGTTCGGCGTACTCCCGGGGGCCGGAGTGGTCCCGGGCGGCCCCGCCCTCCCCGCCGACAACGCGCGCGCCCGCCGCTATGTCGCCAAATACACCATCTGCCCGGCCGTCGCCCATGGCATCGACCATGTCGTCGGCTCCGTCGAACCCGGCAAGATGGCCGACCTGGTGCTCTGGGACCCCGCCTTCTTCGGCATCCGTCCCGCCGCCGTCATCAAGGGCGGCATGGTCGTCCACGCGCCGCTCGGCGACGCCAACGCGGCCATCCCCACCACCCAGCCCGTCCTGCTGCGCCCCACCGCCGCCGCCGGGGCGGCGGCCCGCCTGTCGGTGAGCTTCGTCGCCCCGGCCGCCCTGGAGGACGGCCTCGCCGAACGGCTCGGCCTGGAACGGGAGCTGGTCGCCGTGCGCCCCACCCGCCACCTGACCAAGGCGGACCTGCCGAACAACACGGCGCTGCCCGCCATCGACGTGGACCCCGAGACCTTCGCGATCCGCATCGACGGCGAACTCGTCGAACCCGCCCCGGCCACCGAACTGCCGCTCGCCCAGCGGTACAGCATGTTCTGA